One part of the Desulfonema ishimotonii genome encodes these proteins:
- a CDS encoding thiamine pyrophosphate-dependent enzyme has protein sequence MGKTFKRPEALTDAHTHYCPGCTHGIIHRLVAEVIDELGIRKNTVGIAPVGCAVMAYNYFSCDFQEAAHGRAPAMATGIKRVRPDLTVFTYQGDGDLASIGMGEIIHAANRGEKFTTIFVNNAIYGMTGGQMAPTTMPGQRTTTSPLGRDTEKTGMPIRMAELLSTLVTPGYITRQAVLRPKQINRTKKAIKKAFTYQLENRCFSLVEVISTCPTNWGMTPLNAIKWAEETLLPYYKLGDFKTPEES, from the coding sequence ATGGGAAAAACATTTAAACGACCGGAGGCGCTCACCGACGCCCACACCCACTACTGTCCGGGATGTACCCACGGCATCATTCACCGCCTGGTGGCCGAGGTGATCGACGAGCTGGGCATACGGAAAAACACCGTGGGCATCGCGCCCGTGGGCTGCGCAGTGATGGCCTATAATTATTTTTCGTGCGACTTCCAGGAGGCGGCTCACGGACGCGCCCCGGCCATGGCAACGGGCATCAAGCGCGTCCGCCCCGACCTGACGGTCTTCACCTATCAGGGTGACGGCGACCTGGCGAGCATCGGCATGGGCGAGATCATCCACGCGGCCAACCGGGGCGAGAAGTTCACCACCATATTCGTCAATAACGCTATCTACGGCATGACCGGCGGCCAGATGGCCCCGACCACCATGCCGGGCCAGCGGACCACCACCTCCCCCCTGGGGCGCGATACCGAGAAGACCGGTATGCCCATCCGCATGGCTGAGCTGCTCTCCACCCTGGTGACGCCGGGATATATTACGCGCCAGGCCGTACTCAGGCCCAAACAGATCAACCGAACCAAAAAGGCCATAAAAAAGGCCTTCACCTATCAGCTGGAGAACAGGTGTTTCAGTCTGGTGGAGGTGATCAGCACCTGCCCCACCAACTGGGGCATGACGCCGCTGAATGCGATCAAATGGGCGGAAGAGACCCTGCTGCCCTACTATAAGCTGGGCGATTTCAAGACCCCGGAGGAATCGTAA
- a CDS encoding HEAT repeat domain-containing protein yields MTDAAKQEKAIRAMVAINAAIRNIHLYPISSASVIVTVDKAYHLVLETLEADGDAQLVFAESEKHLLICDVPLSDAEQKKPQISAFLGLLLNLGIRNITIRKGLARDEFCSFLEAISTAVRKGGKKKASPGLSDRTFPHIFLNHKVYVSLDQDRDVTSGGGEGAVDVQKDFSPMVSTLDYILVPETKEEVARYMAASLVSGDEQVLSDILIQKMDGELGAKLFDHLIREMDDDVFERLVLRIRQRHDAAASENGAVKEDGADDRIRALLRDIMRTERGVQLQARLKEKKAREEAERKKRALRLMAGIGSILNDQPDAFRDKVLMKFLPDAVCSLLINRQEKQAERLIDRLGDGLLSKDNAVRGNVSCALSRIIGKIGPAHRIIWVRRLSYNLTDWIRIETAVTPAYEKICIYLTDLAKEMICSGKSAEANHILDAFDAIGSEEKQGDATCRRLACDMFREVASGDVMSQLLTEFQASDQERRRQGMRSLTRLGAAAVPALLDILRKSEDRYERARVLRVIAGIGRPGLEDLESRIETDAPWYYIRNLILLFGRIGNISHVDLIRPFLIHGDQRVRRECLNSIYLIGGGQRESVFLSALPSVDDRLKLDIVRLLGRMRSSDAVPMLLHLIDPEKFMPSKMNNQLAEQVCIALGHIGEKAALPALRAIASRKRDLLGQVPGGNALRSAAAKAILEINSGPDK; encoded by the coding sequence ATGACAGACGCAGCGAAACAGGAAAAGGCCATCAGGGCAATGGTCGCCATTAATGCGGCCATCCGGAATATCCATCTTTATCCCATATCCAGCGCATCGGTCATTGTTACTGTCGATAAAGCCTATCACTTGGTTCTGGAAACCCTGGAGGCGGACGGGGATGCGCAGCTGGTTTTTGCCGAGTCGGAAAAGCATTTGCTGATCTGTGACGTCCCCCTGAGCGATGCTGAACAGAAAAAACCCCAGATTTCAGCCTTTCTCGGCCTGTTGCTTAATCTCGGTATCCGAAATATCACCATCCGGAAAGGCCTGGCCCGGGACGAATTCTGTTCGTTTCTGGAGGCGATCAGCACAGCGGTGCGCAAGGGCGGGAAAAAGAAGGCGTCCCCCGGTTTGTCTGACAGGACGTTTCCCCATATTTTTCTGAACCACAAGGTTTACGTATCTCTGGATCAGGACCGGGACGTCACGTCCGGAGGCGGGGAGGGGGCAGTCGATGTGCAAAAGGATTTCAGCCCGATGGTCAGCACACTCGATTATATTCTGGTTCCTGAAACCAAGGAAGAGGTGGCCCGGTATATGGCGGCATCACTGGTTTCCGGGGATGAGCAGGTGTTATCCGACATTCTGATCCAGAAGATGGATGGCGAGCTGGGGGCAAAATTATTTGACCACCTGATCCGTGAGATGGATGATGATGTGTTTGAGCGGCTGGTTCTTCGCATCAGACAGCGCCACGATGCGGCAGCTTCGGAAAACGGGGCCGTGAAAGAGGATGGGGCGGATGACCGCATCAGGGCGTTGCTCCGGGATATCATGCGGACGGAGCGGGGCGTGCAGTTGCAGGCGCGCCTGAAGGAGAAAAAGGCCAGAGAAGAGGCTGAGAGAAAGAAGCGGGCGCTCCGCCTGATGGCGGGCATCGGCAGTATTCTCAACGATCAGCCCGATGCCTTCAGGGATAAGGTGCTGATGAAATTTTTGCCGGATGCCGTGTGCAGTCTCCTGATCAACCGGCAGGAAAAGCAGGCCGAAAGGCTCATTGACCGGCTGGGGGACGGGCTGCTCAGCAAGGACAACGCGGTGCGCGGCAACGTCTCCTGCGCCCTTTCCCGGATTATCGGGAAGATCGGCCCGGCGCACCGGATCATATGGGTCCGGCGGCTTTCCTATAATCTGACGGACTGGATCAGAATTGAAACCGCCGTTACCCCGGCCTATGAAAAGATCTGTATCTATCTGACGGATCTGGCCAAAGAGATGATTTGCAGCGGCAAATCCGCAGAGGCGAACCATATTCTGGACGCCTTTGACGCAATTGGCTCCGAAGAAAAGCAGGGGGATGCCACATGCCGGCGTCTGGCCTGTGACATGTTCCGGGAGGTTGCCTCCGGTGATGTCATGAGTCAGCTTCTGACCGAATTTCAGGCCTCTGACCAGGAACGGCGCAGGCAGGGGATGCGGAGTCTGACCCGGCTGGGCGCTGCTGCCGTCCCCGCGCTGCTGGATATTCTGAGAAAAAGCGAAGACCGGTATGAGCGGGCCAGGGTGTTGCGGGTGATCGCCGGCATCGGGCGTCCGGGACTTGAGGATCTGGAATCCCGGATTGAAACGGATGCCCCCTGGTACTATATTCGCAACCTGATATTGCTGTTTGGCAGGATCGGCAATATTTCCCATGTGGATCTCATCCGGCCCTTTCTGATCCATGGGGATCAGCGGGTCCGGCGGGAATGCCTGAACAGTATTTATCTCATTGGCGGCGGGCAGCGCGAGTCGGTATTTTTATCGGCGCTGCCATCGGTGGATGACCGGCTGAAGCTGGATATCGTCCGACTGCTGGGGCGGATGAGGAGTTCGGATGCCGTGCCGATGCTCCTCCACCTGATCGACCCGGAGAAGTTCATGCCCTCGAAGATGAACAATCAGCTGGCGGAACAGGTGTGTATCGCTTTGGGGCACATCGGAGAAAAGGCAGCGCTTCCGGCCCTGCGGGCCATTGCCAGCCGGAAAAGGGATCTGCTGGGTCAGGTGCCGGGCGGCAATGCGCTGCGTTCGGCTGCGGCAAAGGCGATTCTGGAGATCAACAGCGGGCCGGATAAATGA
- a CDS encoding 2-oxoacid:acceptor oxidoreductase family protein, giving the protein MQTEVMFAGFGGQGILMCGKILAHAAMHEGFEVVWIPSYGPEMRGGTAYCTVVISDRPIGSPIIKNPAHLVTMNRPSLEKFEPVVKPGGVILINSSLIPIRCKRDDVDELVLPATDIAKDLGSVKAANIVALSAFVARSNIIDFEGMREAVKEEFAAKAKFIPLNMAAVDAGRKAAEK; this is encoded by the coding sequence ATGCAAACCGAAGTAATGTTTGCCGGTTTCGGGGGCCAGGGGATTTTGATGTGCGGAAAAATCCTCGCCCACGCAGCCATGCACGAGGGGTTTGAAGTGGTCTGGATTCCTTCCTATGGCCCGGAAATGCGCGGCGGAACCGCATACTGCACCGTTGTCATCAGCGACCGGCCCATCGGCTCACCCATTATCAAGAATCCGGCCCATCTGGTGACCATGAACCGGCCTTCCCTGGAAAAATTCGAGCCTGTGGTCAAACCCGGCGGCGTGATCCTGATCAACAGCTCACTGATCCCCATCCGGTGCAAACGGGATGACGTGGACGAGCTGGTCCTGCCGGCCACGGATATCGCCAAAGACCTGGGCAGCGTCAAGGCCGCCAATATCGTGGCGCTTTCGGCGTTTGTGGCCCGGAGCAACATCATCGACTTTGAGGGGATGAGAGAGGCCGTTAAGGAGGAGTTTGCCGCAAAGGCGAAATTTATCCCCCTGAACATGGCGGCAGTGGACGCGGGCCGAAAGGCGGCGGAAAAATAA
- the vorB gene encoding 3-methyl-2-oxobutanoate dehydrogenase subunit VorB produces the protein MAKILMKGNEAIGEAAIRAGCLNYFAYPITPQSEVAEYLAKRMPEVDGVFVQGESEVAVGYMLFGASGCGERVFTTSSSPGISLMSEAISYIAGAQCPVVFVNIIRGGPGLGGILPSQGDYFQATKGGGHGDYRLLVMAPASVQEAVEMVMMAFPLAEKYRNPVMILGDGLIGQMMEPVEFPEDLASEPSNKDDWASNGMATRNDDTQNLVKSLYLDPKELNDHNLLLKAKYDRMKAEEIRYEAYNTDGDYETLIVSYGTMSRVCRTAIDNLKAEGIEVGMIRPQTLFPFPEQAIHDAACKESCKVVFSIEMSMGQMVEDVQRSVLGRRPVEWYGKCGGEVPNPEEIMDVVKERI, from the coding sequence ATGGCCAAAATATTGATGAAAGGAAACGAAGCAATCGGAGAGGCCGCCATCCGGGCGGGCTGCCTCAACTATTTTGCATATCCCATCACCCCCCAGTCCGAAGTGGCCGAATACCTTGCCAAACGGATGCCCGAAGTGGACGGCGTGTTTGTGCAGGGGGAGAGCGAAGTGGCCGTGGGCTACATGCTCTTCGGCGCATCCGGATGCGGTGAGCGGGTTTTCACCACATCGTCCAGCCCCGGCATCAGCCTCATGAGCGAGGCCATCAGCTACATCGCCGGTGCCCAGTGCCCGGTGGTCTTTGTGAATATCATCCGGGGCGGCCCCGGACTGGGCGGCATTCTGCCCTCCCAGGGCGATTATTTCCAGGCCACCAAGGGCGGGGGACACGGCGACTACCGGCTGCTGGTCATGGCCCCGGCCAGCGTTCAGGAGGCTGTGGAGATGGTCATGATGGCCTTTCCCCTGGCTGAAAAATACCGCAACCCCGTGATGATTCTGGGTGACGGCCTCATCGGCCAGATGATGGAGCCGGTGGAGTTTCCCGAAGACCTCGCCTCCGAACCGAGCAACAAGGACGACTGGGCCTCCAACGGCATGGCAACACGCAATGACGATACCCAGAACCTGGTCAAATCCCTCTACCTCGATCCCAAAGAACTGAACGACCACAACCTCCTGCTCAAGGCCAAATATGACCGGATGAAAGCGGAGGAGATCCGGTATGAGGCCTACAACACGGACGGTGACTATGAAACCCTGATCGTCAGCTACGGCACCATGAGCCGGGTCTGCCGGACCGCCATCGACAACCTGAAGGCCGAGGGCATCGAGGTGGGCATGATCCGTCCCCAGACCCTGTTTCCCTTCCCCGAACAGGCCATTCATGACGCCGCGTGCAAGGAGAGCTGCAAGGTCGTTTTCAGCATTGAGATGAGCATGGGCCAGATGGTGGAAGACGTGCAGCGGAGTGTGCTGGGCAGGCGTCCTGTGGAATGGTACGGGAAGTGCGGCGGCGAGGTTCCGAATCCCGAGGAAATTATGGATGTAGTGAAGGAGCGGATATAA
- a CDS encoding 4Fe-4S dicluster domain-containing protein, producing the protein MASSYKHQIDADRCKGCGLCVDVCPKNVLEISDQVNTKGYFPAYQARPEDCIFCAICCTMCPDVAITISEITQEAQGQES; encoded by the coding sequence ATGGCATCTTCATATAAACATCAGATCGACGCAGACCGATGCAAAGGATGCGGATTGTGCGTGGATGTATGCCCCAAAAATGTCCTGGAGATATCCGACCAGGTCAACACCAAGGGCTATTTTCCCGCATATCAGGCACGGCCTGAAGACTGTATCTTCTGCGCCATATGCTGCACCATGTGTCCGGACGTCGCAATCACCATCAGCGAAATAACCCAAGAGGCCCAAGGGCAGGAATCGTAA
- a CDS encoding nickel-dependent hydrogenase large subunit, giving the protein MGKRIIVDPITRIEGHLRIEVEVEGGKVKNAWSSGQMFRGIEMILKGRDPRDAPHFVQRSCGVCTYTHALSSVRAVEAAVGVRIPDNARIIRNLLHGAQFQHDHIVHFYHLHALDWVDVISALKADPAKTAKISENISNAPWGGTAYYRDVQQRIRTFADSGQLGPFNNAYWGHPAYKLPPEENLMAVAHYLEALRLQAKAVKMHAIFGGKNPHLQSLAVGGITSVRDLVPDRIFQFLHIWKETQKFIRDVYIPDLLMVASFYKDWGAIGGTSNFLCWGDLPTGDKEPESLMLPRGIIKNRKIGDVKMAYQEKVAEHIRHAWYKKDEPRHPFEGKTEPLEEEVRYEPGGERKLFFGQTKTGKYSWLKAPRYEGEPCEVGPLARVLVAYGKGDKTFKAVVTDTLSKLNVPVDALFSTLGRTAARGLETLVIGNAMEGWIMELVENVRNGDTKTYESWKMPDKGMGYGLNDVARGALGHWIEIEDKKIKNYQYVVPSTWNLGPRCEAGKLGPVEQALIGTPVADPEKPVEVLRTVHSFDPCIACAVHMIDPDSNEVYKIRVV; this is encoded by the coding sequence ATGGGCAAGCGAATTATCGTCGATCCGATCACCAGAATCGAAGGACACCTCCGCATCGAGGTTGAGGTCGAGGGCGGCAAAGTGAAAAACGCATGGAGTTCCGGCCAGATGTTCAGGGGCATAGAGATGATCCTGAAGGGGCGTGACCCCAGAGACGCGCCCCACTTTGTCCAGCGCTCCTGCGGCGTCTGCACCTATACCCACGCGCTTTCCTCGGTCCGGGCCGTGGAGGCGGCTGTGGGCGTCAGAATACCGGACAACGCCCGCATCATCCGCAACCTGCTTCACGGGGCCCAGTTCCAGCACGACCACATCGTCCACTTCTATCACCTCCACGCCCTGGACTGGGTGGACGTGATCAGCGCACTCAAAGCGGACCCGGCCAAGACCGCCAAAATATCCGAAAATATCAGCAACGCCCCCTGGGGCGGCACGGCCTACTACCGCGACGTTCAGCAACGCATCAGAACCTTTGCGGACAGCGGACAGCTCGGCCCCTTTAACAACGCCTACTGGGGCCATCCGGCCTACAAGCTGCCCCCCGAAGAAAACCTGATGGCCGTCGCCCACTACCTGGAGGCCCTGCGGCTTCAGGCCAAGGCCGTGAAGATGCACGCCATCTTCGGCGGCAAAAACCCCCACCTCCAGTCCCTGGCGGTGGGCGGCATCACCTCGGTCCGCGATCTGGTTCCGGACCGCATCTTCCAGTTCCTGCACATCTGGAAAGAAACCCAGAAATTTATCAGAGATGTCTATATCCCGGATCTGCTGATGGTCGCCTCCTTTTATAAGGACTGGGGGGCTATCGGCGGCACATCCAACTTCCTCTGCTGGGGCGATCTGCCCACGGGGGACAAGGAGCCGGAAAGCCTCATGCTGCCCAGGGGGATCATCAAAAACCGGAAAATCGGTGATGTGAAAATGGCCTACCAGGAAAAGGTGGCCGAGCATATCCGGCATGCCTGGTACAAAAAGGACGAGCCCAGACACCCGTTCGAAGGGAAGACCGAGCCCCTTGAAGAGGAGGTCAGATATGAGCCGGGCGGGGAGCGGAAGTTGTTTTTCGGACAGACCAAAACCGGAAAATACTCCTGGCTCAAAGCGCCCCGGTATGAAGGCGAACCCTGTGAGGTCGGGCCGCTGGCGCGGGTGCTGGTGGCCTACGGCAAGGGGGACAAAACCTTCAAAGCGGTGGTGACGGATACCCTCAGCAAGCTGAATGTGCCCGTGGACGCCCTCTTTTCAACCCTCGGCAGAACCGCTGCCAGGGGCCTTGAGACCCTTGTCATCGGCAATGCAATGGAGGGCTGGATCATGGAGCTGGTCGAAAATGTCAGAAACGGGGACACCAAAACCTATGAATCCTGGAAAATGCCGGATAAGGGCATGGGGTACGGCCTGAACGACGTGGCCCGGGGCGCTCTGGGCCACTGGATTGAGATCGAAGACAAAAAAATCAAGAATTATCAGTATGTGGTGCCGTCCACATGGAACCTCGGCCCCCGGTGCGAAGCCGGCAAACTCGGCCCGGTTGAGCAAGCCCTTATCGGAACCCCCGTCGCCGATCCAGAAAAACCGGTGGAAGTCCTGCGGACCGTTCACTCCTTTGACCCGTGTATCGCCTGTGCGGTCCATATGATTGACCCGGATTCCAATGAGGTCTACAAGATCAGGGTGGTGTAA
- a CDS encoding NifB/NifX family molybdenum-iron cluster-binding protein, translated as MKILIPSDGNKPGANVSRMLGTARYLIIADSETADLEAIPNPGAGGRGGVNAVALAVARDTDLVLTGYCAPAIEAHLLNSGIRVVTGISGTVSEAVERFKGNPSENARQPLKKRLPPALKKSLRQFSQMLPMMLSIVLLAGFLNTFISDAGLTALFSGSALRDTLAGGLTGSLFAGNAVNSYIIGKELLDNGVSLFAVTAFIMAWATVGIIQLPAEAAALGKRFAILRTLLTFLLALAVALLTVTILNLMGSPVQ; from the coding sequence TTGAAAATACTCATTCCATCGGACGGAAACAAACCGGGCGCAAACGTCAGCCGGATGCTGGGAACAGCCCGCTATCTGATCATCGCAGATTCGGAGACCGCAGACCTTGAAGCGATCCCCAATCCGGGAGCGGGGGGCCGGGGCGGGGTAAATGCGGTCGCCCTGGCCGTGGCGCGGGACACAGACCTTGTCCTGACAGGATACTGCGCCCCGGCCATTGAGGCCCATCTCCTGAACAGCGGCATCCGGGTCGTCACCGGCATCAGCGGCACGGTTTCGGAAGCGGTTGAGCGGTTTAAAGGGAATCCGTCTGAAAACGCACGCCAGCCCCTTAAAAAGCGTCTGCCCCCCGCGCTGAAAAAGTCGCTCCGCCAGTTCTCCCAGATGCTTCCCATGATGCTGAGTATCGTCCTGCTGGCGGGCTTCCTCAACACCTTTATCTCAGATGCGGGCCTCACCGCACTCTTTTCAGGCAGCGCGCTCCGGGATACCCTTGCAGGCGGGCTGACCGGGAGCCTTTTCGCCGGCAATGCCGTCAACAGTTATATTATCGGAAAAGAGCTTCTGGACAATGGCGTCAGCCTCTTTGCGGTCACTGCGTTTATCATGGCCTGGGCCACGGTGGGCATCATTCAGCTCCCGGCAGAAGCGGCCGCGCTGGGCAAACGGTTTGCCATCCTCAGAACGCTCCTGACCTTTCTGCTGGCCCTGGCCGTTGCCCTGCTCACGGTGACAATTCTCAACCTCATGGGAAGCCCCGTTCAATGA
- a CDS encoding hydrogenase small subunit, which yields MKKEQDFYQRLEQKGVSRRDFMKYCTVLTATMGLSASYVPAVAEVFAAPKQRPPVIWLHFGECTGCSEGFLRSMYPWIDELLIDILDVEYHETIMAAAGHQAEENRERAVEKYAGKFICVVEGAIATKYNGAYGKIGGKTFLEIAKSVCPKAAAVISIGTCAAFGGVQAAAPNPGGYKGVSDALGIKAINIPGCPPNPVNLVGTIVNYLLLGKLPAMDNLNRPMFAYGKTIHDQCPRRSHFENDEFVEEFGSEEAKLGYCLYKLGCRGPETYNNCPIVKFHGGTSWPIQAGHPCIGCSEPDFWDKMTPFYEEM from the coding sequence ATGAAAAAGGAACAGGATTTCTACCAGAGGTTAGAACAAAAAGGGGTCTCCCGACGGGATTTTATGAAATATTGCACCGTCCTCACCGCAACAATGGGCCTTTCCGCATCGTATGTCCCCGCCGTTGCAGAGGTCTTTGCCGCACCAAAACAGCGCCCACCGGTCATATGGCTGCACTTCGGCGAATGCACGGGCTGCTCCGAAGGCTTCCTCCGTTCCATGTACCCCTGGATTGACGAACTGCTCATCGATATCCTCGACGTCGAATACCATGAGACCATTATGGCGGCCGCAGGACATCAGGCCGAAGAGAACCGCGAACGGGCTGTGGAAAAATACGCGGGCAAGTTCATCTGCGTGGTTGAGGGCGCAATCGCCACAAAATACAATGGCGCCTACGGCAAAATCGGCGGCAAAACTTTTCTGGAAATCGCCAAATCCGTCTGTCCCAAAGCGGCCGCCGTCATCAGCATCGGCACCTGTGCCGCCTTCGGGGGCGTGCAGGCCGCAGCCCCCAATCCGGGCGGCTACAAGGGGGTCAGTGACGCCCTGGGCATCAAAGCCATCAATATTCCCGGCTGCCCGCCCAACCCCGTCAACCTGGTCGGCACCATTGTCAACTACCTTCTCCTGGGCAAACTCCCGGCAATGGACAACCTGAACCGCCCCATGTTCGCCTACGGAAAAACCATCCACGACCAGTGCCCCCGCCGCTCCCACTTTGAAAATGATGAATTTGTCGAGGAATTCGGATCAGAAGAGGCCAAACTGGGCTATTGCCTCTACAAACTCGGCTGCCGGGGCCCTGAAACCTACAACAACTGCCCTATTGTCAAATTTCACGGCGGGACAAGCTGGCCCATCCAGGCAGGCCACCCCTGTATCGGATGCAGTGAGCCGGATTTCTGGGACAAGATGACGCCGTTTTATGAAGAGATGTAG
- a CDS encoding response regulator, whose protein sequence is MKTILVVDDEKMILRLATEALESQGEDFNVMTALNGKQAVQILNSTRVDLVLTDLKMPVMDGYELLSYMSKNYRNTPIIVMTGFGSPEIGKRLKQKGVLHYIEKPFEIDDLKEKVSAVFTEKSKGYIHGFTLANFLQAVEVEQKTLTLRIRSKGRVGYLYLEKGELTDAENDDGLKGETAAIAILCWDNAEIELKGIHNRDRTIDASLMHILLEASKLKDENSENKRDTTEDLLNEAIRLAEAHHFKEARNHIARYLKQRPRNPIGWLWYSRIIIHIRTIEMALKNAIRIAPENPEIMEDVRKLKLAREQPGASGQVRRCPFCWFPMNIKAVQCPFCKSHLFIHNSFFSSLGHADAAILERAIERYMKVISREKNINAHYFLSVAHLNLEHWEEALNLFHKTVKLAPDKEIFTEQLRALVNHMAMDATTSAFEKETRENAADGDASGEVPPPPRQAEKKKILVVEDSSTTRKVITITLSQKGYDIIEARDGLEALSRLNEEKPDLILLDIILPKMDGYKILSIIKSNAVFKEIPVIMLTSRDGFMHKVKGKLAGSAAYLTKPFDPTMLVETIEKYL, encoded by the coding sequence TTGAAGACGATATTAGTGGTCGATGATGAAAAGATGATCCTTCGTCTTGCCACGGAGGCCCTTGAATCCCAAGGCGAAGATTTTAATGTGATGACGGCCCTCAACGGCAAACAGGCCGTGCAGATCCTGAATTCCACCAGGGTGGATCTGGTGCTGACAGACCTGAAAATGCCCGTAATGGACGGCTATGAACTGCTCTCGTACATGAGCAAAAACTACAGAAATACGCCGATCATCGTCATGACGGGCTTCGGCTCTCCTGAAATCGGAAAACGCCTGAAACAGAAGGGGGTACTCCACTATATTGAAAAACCCTTTGAAATCGACGATCTGAAAGAGAAGGTTTCAGCCGTTTTTACCGAAAAATCCAAAGGTTATATCCACGGCTTTACCCTGGCCAATTTTCTTCAGGCCGTTGAAGTGGAACAGAAAACCCTGACCCTGAGAATCCGCTCAAAGGGGCGGGTCGGCTACCTCTATCTTGAAAAGGGCGAACTCACTGATGCTGAAAATGACGACGGCCTCAAAGGGGAGACGGCGGCCATTGCCATTCTCTGCTGGGACAATGCCGAAATTGAACTGAAAGGCATTCACAACCGAGACCGGACCATCGACGCCTCACTGATGCATATTCTGCTGGAAGCCTCCAAGCTGAAGGATGAGAACAGCGAGAACAAACGCGACACAACCGAAGACCTGCTGAACGAAGCCATCCGCCTGGCCGAGGCCCATCACTTCAAAGAGGCCCGGAACCATATCGCCAGATACTTAAAACAACGGCCCCGCAACCCGATCGGCTGGCTCTGGTATTCCCGCATCATCATTCATATCAGAACCATAGAGATGGCCCTTAAAAACGCCATCAGAATAGCGCCTGAAAATCCTGAAATCATGGAGGACGTCCGCAAACTGAAGCTTGCCAGGGAGCAGCCGGGGGCATCCGGGCAGGTCCGGCGCTGCCCGTTTTGCTGGTTTCCCATGAATATCAAAGCCGTACAATGCCCGTTCTGCAAATCCCATCTGTTCATTCACAACAGCTTTTTCTCCTCCCTGGGCCATGCGGACGCCGCCATACTGGAGAGGGCCATTGAACGGTATATGAAGGTCATCAGCCGGGAAAAAAATATCAATGCCCACTATTTCCTGAGCGTTGCCCACCTCAACCTGGAACACTGGGAGGAGGCCCTGAACCTGTTTCACAAAACCGTGAAGCTCGCGCCCGACAAAGAGATTTTCACCGAACAGCTGCGGGCGCTGGTCAACCACATGGCAATGGACGCGACCACGTCTGCATTTGAAAAAGAGACCAGGGAAAATGCGGCAGACGGGGACGCATCCGGTGAGGTTCCGCCGCCGCCCAGACAGGCTGAAAAGAAAAAAATTCTCGTTGTGGAGGACAGTTCCACCACCCGGAAGGTGATTACCATCACCCTCAGTCAGAAGGGGTACGATATCATTGAGGCCAGGGACGGTCTGGAGGCCCTGAGCAGGCTCAATGAGGAAAAGCCGGACCTGATCCTCCTTGATATTATTCTGCCCAAGATGGACGGCTACAAAATCCTGTCCATCATCAAAAGCAACGCGGTGTTTAAAGAGATTCCTGTCATCATGCTGACCAGCCGGGACGGCTTTATGCACAAGGTCAAGGGAAAACTGGCTGGCTCTGCCGCCTATCTGACCAAACCCTTTGATCCCACAATGCTGGTGGAAACCATTGAGAAATACCTTTGA
- a CDS encoding flavodoxin domain-containing protein: MKISIDKNLVEFVPENADETANLEILWNTIVDCMKFNKKLVPIGEYIPQKRNLARFAIEGEPGETVISSETPASEKTAPLPKKVLIACVSRTGNTEKMAEFIAEGVRFTGAEAVVKKVSAIKSEKDVGGYGGYIFGCPTYHRDMTASMKTFLFLAEKAGLNSKPGGAFSSYTHSGEAGPMVFDTMQYAFKMDMVGLGALNLKEDIIRTGEGIRACQDYGKSVGQKLAD, from the coding sequence ATGAAAATCAGTATCGACAAAAATCTGGTAGAATTTGTTCCTGAAAACGCAGACGAGACCGCTAATCTCGAAATCCTGTGGAATACCATTGTCGATTGCATGAAGTTCAACAAAAAACTTGTCCCCATCGGCGAATACATCCCGCAGAAAAGAAACCTGGCCCGGTTTGCCATTGAGGGGGAACCCGGGGAAACGGTAATCTCTTCCGAAACCCCGGCAAGTGAAAAGACCGCCCCGCTTCCGAAAAAGGTTCTGATTGCCTGCGTCAGCCGGACAGGCAACACGGAAAAAATGGCAGAATTCATTGCCGAAGGCGTCCGTTTCACAGGCGCTGAAGCTGTCGTAAAAAAGGTTTCTGCGATCAAAAGCGAGAAAGATGTGGGAGGATATGGCGGATACATCTTCGGCTGCCCCACATATCACAGGGACATGACAGCCAGCATGAAAACCTTTCTCTTCCTGGCGGAAAAAGCCGGGCTGAACAGTAAGCCAGGCGGCGCGTTCAGCTCTTACACACACAGCGGCGAGGCCGGGCCCATGGTGTTCGACACCATGCAGTATGCCTTTAAAATGGATATGGTCGGCCTGGGGGCTTTAAATCTGAAGGAAGATATCATCAGAACCGGTGAGGGCATCCGCGCCTGTCAGGATTACGGCAAATCTGTCGGGCAGAAACTGGCGGATTAA